One genomic segment of Drosophila melanogaster chromosome 3L includes these proteins:
- the CG8012 gene encoding uncharacterized protein, isoform B — MGVMLVKVLMFALWLVALSQAKPQLLVTTPVSYATGAGASWLAPSSAAYYPAYASYPAYAAYAYAPVYGAYATYPYYSYLGR; from the exons ATGGGAGTCATGTTGGTCAAGGTCTTGATG TTCGCATTGTGGCTCGTGGCCCTGAGCCAGGCGAAGCCCCAGCTGTTGGTCACGACGCCAGTGAGTTATGCCACCGGAGCGGGTGCCTCTTGGCTGGCTCCCTCCTCCGCCGCTTACTATCCGGCGTATGCCAGCTATCCGGCctacgcggcgtatgcgtatgCACCGGTTTATggcgcatacgccacgtatCCATACTACTCGTATCTAGGGCGGTGA
- the CG13674 gene encoding uncharacterized protein, isoform A, whose translation MKFLAVCFFAVVAVAAAKPGIVAPLAYTAPAVVGSAAYVAPYASSYTANSVAHSAAFPAAYTAAYTAPVAAAYTAPVAAAYTAPVAAAYAAPAAYTAAYTAPIARYAATPFAAPIAAPVAAAYTAPIAAAAPVLLKK comes from the exons ATGAAATTC CTCGCCGTCTGCTTCTTCGCTGTtgtggctgtggctgctgccaaACCCGGTATTGTGGCTCCTCTGGCCTACACCGCTCCGGCTGTGGTGGGCAGTGCCGCCTACGTGGCTCCCTACGCCTCCAGCTACACCGCCAACTCGGTGGCCCACAGCGCCGCCTTCCCAGCTGCCTACACCGCCGCCTACACTGCTCCCGTTGCTGCTGCCTATACCGCTCCAGTGGCTGCTGCTTATACCGCTCCAGTGGCCGCTGCGTACGCCGCCCCAGCTGCCTATACCGCTGCCTACACCGCCCCCATTGCCCGTTATGCCGCCACCCCCTTCGCAGCACCCATCGCCGCTCCCGTGGCTGCCGCCTACACCGCCCCCATCGCCGCCGCTGCCCCAGTTCTGCTGAAGAAGTAA
- the CG13678 gene encoding uncharacterized protein produces MFKFAAIFFAVVAVAAAKPGILAPLAAAPLAYTAPAVVGSAAYVAPYASSYTAHSVAHSAAFPASYAAPVAAAYTAPIAAPLAAAYTAPYTRFATPYAAAYTSPLAYSSPYVARPYVAAAAAPLLLKK; encoded by the exons ATGTTCAAATTC GCTGCTATCTTCTTCGCTGTtgtggctgtggctgctgccaaGCCTGGAATTTTGGCTCCTCTGGCCGCCGCTCCTCTGGCCTACACCGCTCCGGCTGTGGTGGGCAGTGCCGCCTACGTGGCTCCCTACGCCTCCAGCTACACCGCCCACTCGGTGGCCCACAGCGCCGCCTTCCCAGCTTCCTATGCCGCTCCAGTTGCCGCCGCCTATACCGCTCCCATTGCTGCTCCTCTGGCTGCCGCCTACACCGCTCCCTACACCCGATTTGCCACGCCCTACGCCGCCGCCTACACCTCGCCCCTGGCCTACAGCTCGCCCTATGTGGCTCGTCCCTATgtcgccgctgctgccgctccTCTGCTGCTGAAGAAGTAA